In a single window of the Pandoraea pulmonicola genome:
- a CDS encoding hybrid sensor histidine kinase/response regulator — protein MNVAVAPDSPAYGMQRVAVWLASRAVVLMLLLWVAGVAASPVSPAASPIDIASAPSPLTLDTQLRILEDPTGRLDAAQAYAAPGWRDVQPSMLNPGYSRSAFWLMGRVENTGEQPVTRWLSVGIVRLEDIRFYAMSADGTRPVVTWLAGHTVPLARHPVRSETSVFPITLAPGERLTYLVRVRTRSSVSIVAQLWQPDGFRLAESHNAMIAMLLAGSMITIGLYAFVLGVTRRDPVFVLLAFTTVTQVAQDMAFQGFLYRYLLPQGGELIVRAPSFLSTLTVASFSAMVVLFSGLHRIRLWRWTYTVIIALMVGMALWVAFGDHRAAALTHLRLLSAFNVVWVVSLIDGWRRGFANARLCLLSFSPGCIALSWRLAVIHGLLPEAWLANTAMAWSTNVSVLLMLTIIVAGRSRELVREQRAAQRELLDARREEQVRLANAVDARTQELHAALIAADEANSAKNDFLARISHDLRTPLTSIIGFADLVQAGGREDADRGRIIRRSAHHMLAMINDLIEYAGGGAADALHVAPVYTHAFIDGIVHEGMSLAGKHGNAFLLDIRTPLPPLLSLDAKRVRQVLANLLDNAAKYTDHGTITLSISTAPHTTHADVVNVSFSVEDSGCGIAQEDLPRVFEPFARLDRARRLPGVGLGLAIVRQWVERMDGTIAIHSTPGQGTRVAFSLPLRIAREADLVPQSLAGATHALPSLDGSGHHLWLAEDSPEIRQFLHDELASLGFTVRTFSDGVALVAALGDASKPPPDLVITDHMMPNADGLAVARAVRRRWPALPVLAVSASPQALASDDPAGAGYNACLLKPIELADLRNTLARLLNLPRDDARAASDAAQATNVPRLRPSRELLHDAQQLIAMGAITDLIDWARDLSAQTPQFDGFARHVQQLAQRGDLAGLTALCDAPSAASAV, from the coding sequence ATGAATGTCGCGGTTGCGCCGGACAGCCCGGCGTACGGAATGCAGCGCGTCGCCGTCTGGCTCGCGTCGCGCGCCGTCGTTCTGATGCTGCTCCTGTGGGTGGCGGGCGTCGCCGCGTCGCCGGTCTCCCCTGCCGCATCGCCCATCGATATTGCGAGTGCCCCGTCGCCGCTCACGCTCGACACACAACTCCGAATCCTCGAGGATCCGACGGGCCGCCTCGACGCCGCCCAGGCCTACGCCGCGCCCGGCTGGCGCGACGTGCAGCCCAGCATGCTCAATCCCGGCTACAGCCGCTCGGCGTTCTGGCTGATGGGCCGCGTCGAGAACACCGGCGAGCAGCCCGTCACGCGGTGGTTGAGCGTGGGCATCGTCAGGCTGGAAGACATACGTTTCTATGCGATGTCGGCCGACGGCACGCGCCCCGTCGTCACATGGCTGGCGGGTCACACCGTACCGCTTGCGCGCCATCCGGTGCGCTCGGAGACTTCCGTCTTTCCGATCACGCTCGCCCCCGGCGAACGTCTGACGTATCTGGTGCGGGTGCGGACGCGCTCGTCGGTGAGCATCGTGGCGCAGCTCTGGCAGCCGGACGGATTCCGTCTGGCCGAATCGCACAATGCGATGATCGCCATGCTGCTCGCGGGGTCGATGATCACCATCGGGTTGTACGCTTTCGTGCTGGGCGTGACGCGTCGCGACCCGGTGTTCGTGCTGCTCGCCTTCACCACGGTGACGCAGGTCGCTCAGGACATGGCCTTCCAGGGCTTTCTCTATCGCTACCTGCTGCCGCAGGGCGGCGAGCTGATCGTGCGCGCCCCGAGCTTTCTCTCCACGCTCACGGTGGCCAGTTTCAGTGCGATGGTGGTCCTCTTCTCCGGGCTGCATCGCATACGGCTGTGGCGCTGGACCTATACCGTCATCATCGCGCTCATGGTCGGCATGGCGCTGTGGGTCGCGTTCGGCGATCATCGCGCGGCGGCACTGACGCACTTGCGGTTGCTCTCCGCGTTCAACGTCGTCTGGGTCGTCTCGCTCATCGACGGCTGGCGACGCGGCTTCGCCAACGCACGTCTGTGCCTGCTCTCGTTTTCGCCCGGTTGTATCGCACTCTCCTGGCGGCTGGCTGTCATTCACGGCCTGCTGCCCGAGGCGTGGCTGGCCAACACGGCCATGGCGTGGAGCACGAACGTTTCCGTGCTACTCATGCTGACCATCATCGTGGCGGGACGCTCGCGCGAGCTCGTGCGCGAGCAGCGCGCGGCGCAGCGCGAGTTGCTCGACGCACGCCGCGAGGAACAAGTGCGGCTCGCCAACGCCGTGGACGCCCGCACGCAGGAACTGCACGCCGCGCTCATCGCCGCCGACGAGGCCAACAGCGCGAAGAACGACTTCCTCGCTCGTATCAGCCACGATCTGCGCACGCCGCTCACCTCCATCATCGGCTTCGCCGATCTCGTGCAGGCGGGCGGACGCGAAGATGCCGATCGGGGCCGCATCATCCGTCGCAGCGCGCATCACATGCTCGCCATGATCAACGACCTGATCGAGTACGCCGGCGGTGGCGCGGCGGACGCGTTGCACGTCGCGCCGGTATACACGCACGCCTTCATCGACGGCATCGTGCACGAAGGCATGAGCCTGGCGGGCAAGCACGGCAACGCGTTTCTGCTCGACATTCGCACGCCGTTGCCGCCGTTGCTCTCGCTCGACGCCAAGCGCGTGCGGCAAGTGCTCGCCAACTTGCTCGACAACGCCGCAAAGTACACCGACCACGGCACGATCACGCTCTCGATCTCGACCGCGCCGCACACGACACATGCCGACGTCGTGAACGTTTCCTTCAGCGTGGAAGACTCCGGCTGCGGCATCGCACAGGAAGACCTGCCACGGGTCTTCGAGCCGTTCGCACGACTCGACCGGGCGCGCCGCCTGCCGGGGGTGGGACTCGGGCTGGCCATCGTGCGGCAATGGGTCGAGCGCATGGACGGCACCATCGCGATCCACAGCACGCCCGGCCAGGGCACGCGCGTGGCGTTCTCGCTGCCGTTGCGCATCGCGCGCGAAGCCGATCTCGTGCCGCAGTCGCTTGCCGGCGCCACGCACGCGTTGCCGTCTCTCGACGGCAGCGGCCATCATCTCTGGCTCGCCGAGGATTCCCCCGAGATCCGGCAGTTCCTGCATGACGAACTGGCCAGCCTGGGCTTCACGGTGCGCACGTTCAGCGACGGCGTCGCGCTCGTCGCCGCACTGGGCGACGCCAGCAAGCCGCCGCCGGATCTGGTCATCACCGACCATATGATGCCCAACGCCGATGGTCTCGCCGTCGCGCGTGCGGTTCGCCGCCGCTGGCCCGCCCTGCCGGTGCTCGCTGTCTCAGCCTCGCCGCAGGCGCTGGCCAGCGACGACCCGGCAGGCGCCGGCTACAACGCCTGCCTGCTCAAACCGATCGAACTCGCCGACTTGCGCAACACGCTGGCACGACTGCTGAACCTGCCACGCGACGACGCTCGCGCCGCGTCGGATGCCGCGCAGGCGACCAATGTACCAAGGCTTCGTCCGTCGCGCGAATTGCTGCACGACGCGCAACAATTGATCGCCATGGGCGCCATCACCGATCTCATCGACTGGGCGCGTGACCTGAGCGCCCAAACCCCGCAATTCGACGGCTTCGCGCGCCACGTGCAACAACTGGCGCAGCGCGGCGATCTCGCCGGACTCACGGCGTTGTGCGACGCGCCGTCGGCGGCGTCAGCGGTCTAG
- a CDS encoding LysR family transcriptional regulator yields MNLRFLETFVWLAKLRNFRLTAERLHTTQAGVSSRIASLEQSFGVRLFDRSAREVTLTAAGQKALAYAERIVTLGQEMKRELSDPDMPPGVLKIGVVESIVHSWFPDLAARIHREYPQLEIEVTSETTINLCKQLEAGSLDLVLQTDMQNGTGIENLMLAEFPMRWVASPKLNLEGETLDVADLAAYPLVSFSRHSGPHKTLERMFSVAAERPVRVNCMTSVAAIIRLVADGFGVAILPPAIIQRELGEHSLHLLRVNANFPNLPLVGSFRTGALLAENVARLAQRTASEFALNMGPDIAIPPAAAMTAPAWGDGES; encoded by the coding sequence ATGAATCTGCGTTTTCTCGAAACCTTCGTCTGGCTCGCCAAGCTCCGGAATTTCCGGTTGACGGCCGAGCGTCTGCACACCACGCAGGCGGGGGTGTCCAGCCGGATCGCTTCGCTCGAGCAGAGCTTCGGCGTGCGGCTGTTCGATCGCAGCGCCCGCGAGGTGACGCTCACGGCCGCTGGCCAGAAGGCGCTGGCGTATGCGGAGCGAATCGTGACGCTCGGTCAGGAGATGAAGCGCGAGCTGAGCGATCCGGACATGCCCCCGGGGGTGCTCAAGATCGGTGTGGTCGAGTCCATCGTGCATAGCTGGTTCCCCGATCTGGCTGCACGCATCCATCGCGAATACCCGCAACTCGAAATCGAAGTCACCAGCGAAACGACCATCAACCTGTGCAAGCAGTTGGAGGCCGGCTCGCTCGATCTCGTGTTGCAGACGGACATGCAGAACGGCACGGGGATCGAAAACCTGATGCTCGCGGAATTCCCGATGCGCTGGGTGGCGAGCCCGAAGCTCAATCTCGAAGGCGAGACGCTGGACGTGGCCGATCTCGCCGCTTATCCGCTGGTGAGCTTTTCACGCCATTCCGGCCCGCACAAGACGCTCGAGCGCATGTTCTCGGTCGCCGCCGAGCGGCCCGTGCGGGTCAATTGCATGACGTCGGTGGCGGCGATCATCCGGCTCGTGGCCGACGGCTTCGGCGTGGCCATTCTGCCGCCGGCCATCATTCAGCGCGAGCTTGGCGAGCACAGCCTGCATCTGCTGCGCGTGAATGCCAATTTCCCCAACCTGCCGCTCGTCGGTTCTTTCCGCACGGGGGCGCTGCTCGCCGAGAACGTCGCACGTCTCGCGCAGCGCACCGCCAGCGAGTTCGCCCTCAACATGGGGCCGGACATCGCCATTCCGCCGGCCGCCGCCATGACCGCCCCCGCGTGGGGCGACGGCGAATCCTGA
- a CDS encoding glycosyltransferase family 2 protein has protein sequence MLSILIPTWNNLPFLKLCIDSVRRHSGEAHEILVHVNDGSDGTLDWVREQGLRHTHSMGNVGVCLALNQLAPLASHDQLLFLNDDMFVTPGWDTALTDAARALDTPVYYLSSVMIEPNAGVSKQVVSKDFGTTTDTFDEAGLLAFAASLGRGDVNGVPTQPTLVSRSLWHLVGGYSIEFGPGMSSDDDFLMKLWLVGCRTFRIVGKSVVYHFGCRSTGRVVKNRGSREFLMKWGMTQAEFKRDYLDLAGTPAGSTLPNVPQPSGKSRIKRALHGSKPYPLEDLARWDANVPSHLQLD, from the coding sequence ATGCTGAGCATCCTGATCCCTACCTGGAACAACCTGCCGTTCCTCAAGCTGTGCATCGATAGCGTTCGCCGTCATTCAGGCGAAGCGCACGAGATCCTCGTCCATGTGAACGACGGCAGCGACGGCACACTCGACTGGGTGCGCGAGCAGGGTCTGCGTCATACGCACAGCATGGGCAACGTCGGTGTATGCCTGGCGCTGAACCAGCTCGCACCGCTCGCGTCGCACGATCAGTTGCTGTTCCTGAACGACGACATGTTCGTCACGCCCGGCTGGGACACCGCACTCACCGACGCCGCCCGCGCGCTCGACACCCCCGTGTACTACCTGTCCTCGGTGATGATCGAGCCGAACGCCGGCGTCAGCAAACAGGTGGTTTCGAAGGACTTCGGCACGACAACGGACACGTTCGACGAAGCGGGACTGCTCGCCTTCGCCGCATCGCTCGGTCGCGGCGACGTGAATGGCGTGCCGACGCAGCCCACGCTGGTGAGCCGCAGTCTGTGGCATCTGGTCGGGGGGTACAGCATCGAATTCGGCCCGGGGATGAGCAGCGACGACGACTTCCTCATGAAGCTGTGGCTGGTCGGCTGTCGCACCTTCCGGATCGTCGGCAAGAGCGTGGTGTACCACTTCGGCTGCCGTTCCACCGGCCGTGTCGTGAAGAATCGCGGTAGCCGTGAGTTTCTGATGAAGTGGGGAATGACGCAGGCCGAGTTCAAGCGCGATTACCTCGACCTGGCCGGCACGCCGGCAGGCAGTACGCTGCCCAATGTCCCGCAGCCCAGCGGCAAGAGCCGCATCAAGCGCGCGCTGCACGGCAGCAAGCCCTACCCGCTCGAAGACCTCGCCCGCTGGGATGCCAACGTACCGAGCCATCTCCAGTTGGACTGA
- a CDS encoding DUF4286 family protein, giving the protein MTVTAPRAQLCIWTNIDPAFEADFNRWYDREHMQERVAIPGFRFARRFKALHDTARPYLALYCTQDASVFTSEPYAQAFNHQTAWSLSNFARMQHTQRRVGTLDVEAGEGQGGMLAAFVLTEAVVQQARPRLAAQLAEIAQADGIVRATLQVTVPALSVSLTAKDAPLPPADAVVLIEGSDLAAVRASAEALAASHGIPAADVTRFAMLWRLGANGD; this is encoded by the coding sequence ATGACTGTGACTGCCCCGCGCGCCCAACTCTGTATCTGGACGAATATCGATCCGGCCTTCGAGGCTGACTTCAATCGCTGGTACGACCGCGAACACATGCAGGAGCGCGTGGCGATTCCCGGCTTCCGGTTCGCCCGACGCTTCAAGGCGCTGCACGATACGGCGCGCCCGTATCTCGCGCTCTACTGCACGCAAGACGCTTCCGTCTTCACCAGCGAGCCGTATGCCCAGGCCTTCAATCATCAGACGGCATGGTCGCTGAGCAACTTCGCGCGCATGCAGCACACGCAGCGCCGCGTCGGCACGCTGGACGTGGAAGCCGGCGAAGGGCAGGGCGGCATGCTCGCCGCGTTCGTGCTCACGGAAGCGGTGGTGCAGCAGGCACGTCCGCGCCTCGCCGCGCAACTCGCCGAGATCGCGCAAGCCGACGGCATCGTGCGCGCCACGCTGCAAGTCACCGTGCCCGCGCTATCCGTTTCGCTCACGGCCAAGGATGCCCCGCTGCCTCCGGCCGACGCGGTGGTTCTGATCGAAGGCTCCGACCTCGCCGCCGTGCGTGCCAGCGCGGAAGCGCTCGCTGCCTCGCACGGCATTCCCGCCGCGGACGTGACCCGTTTCGCAATGCTGTGGCGTCTCGGCGCCAACGGCGACTGA
- a CDS encoding 2-hydroxychromene-2-carboxylate isomerase produces the protein MSQVVGTAPSRAQWYFDFASPFSYLQFERFDTLPPELDVELKPIVLGAILVHLQTQGPAETPRKRIFTYRMAQFRAEQDGIAYRMPPVHPFHPIRVLRLAVALGATRDVVRAIFRFIWAEGRDVTDAGEWQVLSERLGLSGGEALARAEAPEVKAALRENTESAIASGVFGVPTFAHDGQLYWGDDATALFRHCLAHPEWLHSPEVARLEQVTVGVRRER, from the coding sequence ATGTCGCAAGTTGTCGGCACCGCGCCCTCGCGCGCGCAGTGGTATTTCGATTTCGCCTCCCCGTTCTCGTATCTCCAGTTCGAGCGGTTCGACACGCTGCCGCCCGAACTCGACGTCGAACTCAAACCGATCGTGCTCGGTGCGATCCTCGTGCATCTGCAAACGCAAGGGCCGGCGGAGACGCCGCGCAAACGCATCTTCACGTACCGCATGGCGCAGTTTCGTGCCGAGCAGGACGGCATTGCCTACCGCATGCCGCCCGTGCATCCGTTTCATCCGATCCGTGTGCTGCGTCTGGCCGTGGCACTCGGCGCCACACGCGACGTCGTACGTGCGATCTTCCGCTTCATCTGGGCCGAGGGGCGCGACGTCACCGACGCGGGCGAATGGCAGGTGCTGAGCGAGCGTCTTGGCTTGTCCGGCGGCGAAGCCCTCGCCCGGGCGGAAGCGCCGGAGGTGAAGGCCGCGCTACGCGAGAACACCGAAAGCGCGATCGCGTCGGGCGTGTTCGGCGTGCCGACGTTCGCTCATGACGGCCAGTTGTATTGGGGTGACGATGCGACAGCGCTGTTCCGGCATTGCCTTGCGCATCCCGAATGGCTGCACTCGCCAGAGGTGGCGCGTCTTGAACAGGTGACGGTCGGCGTGCGACGGGAGCGTTGA
- a CDS encoding YeiH family protein yields the protein MTTKTHTTRHAAASRPDTLVPDQHNPWAGLLLSTAIAFVALLLGREMPIVGGPVFGILLGILVRNVFSPGARYEAGIKFASKYVLQWSIIALGFGLSLSQVAHTGLESLAVTAVTITAAGLSAWGLGRLLGVGDKLKLLIGVGTAICGGSAIAAVTPIVKPDDHETAFAISTIFLFNIAAVLLFPMLGHMLNLSDLGFGMWAGTAINDTSSVVAAGYSYSKAAGDYATIVKLTRATLIIPICLTLAAIVAYRAKRAGAGNFSLARIFPWFILGFLIASGVRTAGFVPAELQPWIHDAAEFLIIVALTAIGLSSNLRRMASTGVRPILLGLGVWAAVSVSSLAVQLMMGQL from the coding sequence ATGACAACAAAAACCCACACCACTCGCCACGCTGCGGCCAGCCGGCCCGATACGCTGGTGCCGGATCAGCACAACCCGTGGGCCGGTCTGCTTCTTTCGACCGCGATCGCGTTCGTGGCGCTGTTGCTCGGTCGTGAGATGCCGATCGTCGGCGGTCCGGTGTTCGGCATCCTGCTCGGCATTCTCGTGCGCAACGTCTTCTCGCCCGGCGCCCGCTACGAGGCCGGCATCAAGTTCGCCTCGAAGTACGTGCTGCAGTGGTCGATCATCGCGCTCGGTTTCGGCCTGAGTCTGTCGCAGGTGGCGCACACCGGCCTGGAGTCGCTGGCCGTGACGGCCGTCACCATCACCGCGGCCGGCCTGTCGGCGTGGGGGTTGGGTCGTCTGCTGGGCGTAGGCGACAAGCTCAAGTTGCTTATCGGCGTGGGAACGGCCATTTGCGGCGGGTCGGCCATCGCGGCGGTCACGCCGATCGTGAAGCCGGACGACCACGAAACCGCGTTCGCTATCTCGACCATCTTCCTGTTCAACATTGCGGCCGTGCTGCTGTTCCCGATGCTCGGCCATATGCTGAACCTGTCGGATCTCGGCTTCGGCATGTGGGCAGGAACGGCCATCAACGACACGTCGTCGGTCGTCGCCGCAGGCTACAGCTACAGCAAGGCCGCGGGCGACTATGCGACCATCGTGAAACTCACCCGCGCCACGCTGATCATCCCCATCTGCCTGACGCTGGCCGCCATCGTCGCCTACCGTGCCAAGCGCGCCGGCGCCGGCAACTTCAGCCTCGCCCGAATCTTCCCGTGGTTCATTCTCGGCTTCCTCATCGCCTCGGGCGTGCGTACCGCCGGGTTCGTGCCGGCCGAGTTGCAGCCCTGGATTCACGACGCCGCCGAGTTCCTGATCATCGTTGCGTTGACGGCCATCGGCCTGTCGTCGAACCTGCGTCGCATGGCGTCGACGGGCGTGCGTCCGATCCTGCTGGGCCTGGGGGTGTGGGCCGCCGTGTCGGTGAGCAGCCTCGCGGTGCAATTGATGATGGGACAGCTCTGA
- a CDS encoding O-antigen ligase family protein, with translation MSKFPAPVRCASRHLLAKIFGILILLFPAAALVVPRGGNTVMFLIVALGAAVPLADRKQGEIRAHIKADVGVRVFVVSLALPFFGVLLTEALHGKIISNTLDSPVRFLLAVIVFFGLQRLVDAVPKWADLTFAAGAISAAAMALYSTADLLAPRAGSTFLNPIHFGDIALLLGILSVVSIHWLSHDKPWIVALKIIGGVAGCYASVASQSRGGWIALPCLLVVWLLWPRHPVSVARRVTITIVAVVLLASTFASQTVRERFASVQTDLTSLSAGQPDTSTGIRLELWKAAGQLIAEHPVLGLGAHGYRLAMPTMAKEGVLTPTAAEYGMGEVHNQVLAYFVDYGLLGLLAILGVYIGPACFFIRAARLSHSPRAHRAALMGLMTAVAFAVFGLTVETFNLKVTVAFYATMLSLFAAFANTTEPAPSRQGQNKAC, from the coding sequence ATGAGCAAGTTCCCCGCGCCGGTTCGCTGTGCCAGCCGACACCTCCTAGCCAAGATTTTCGGCATTCTGATCCTGTTATTTCCCGCCGCCGCGCTCGTTGTGCCCCGCGGAGGAAACACGGTGATGTTCCTCATCGTGGCGTTGGGAGCTGCGGTACCGCTGGCGGATCGCAAGCAGGGTGAGATTCGGGCGCATATCAAAGCTGACGTTGGTGTCCGCGTGTTCGTCGTGTCGCTGGCCCTGCCCTTTTTCGGCGTCCTGCTGACCGAGGCGCTCCACGGAAAAATTATCTCGAACACGCTGGACTCCCCGGTTCGTTTCCTGCTCGCCGTCATCGTATTTTTCGGATTGCAGCGACTTGTCGACGCCGTGCCGAAATGGGCCGACCTCACCTTCGCCGCGGGCGCCATCAGCGCGGCGGCCATGGCGCTGTATTCGACGGCGGACCTTCTCGCACCGCGTGCCGGAAGCACATTTCTCAATCCAATCCACTTTGGCGACATCGCCCTGCTGCTCGGCATCCTTTCGGTGGTGTCGATTCATTGGCTGTCCCACGACAAGCCGTGGATCGTGGCACTCAAGATCATTGGCGGTGTGGCCGGTTGCTATGCCTCGGTGGCAAGCCAGTCCCGAGGGGGATGGATCGCGTTACCGTGTCTGCTCGTCGTCTGGTTGTTATGGCCCAGACATCCGGTCAGCGTGGCTCGCCGGGTCACGATAACGATCGTTGCCGTCGTCCTGCTCGCGAGCACTTTCGCATCGCAAACGGTTCGCGAACGGTTCGCATCCGTTCAGACCGACCTCACCAGCCTGTCAGCCGGGCAGCCGGACACATCCACCGGCATCCGGCTCGAGCTATGGAAAGCGGCCGGTCAGCTCATCGCGGAGCATCCGGTACTTGGGCTGGGCGCTCATGGCTACCGGCTCGCCATGCCGACCATGGCCAAAGAGGGCGTACTCACACCGACCGCCGCCGAGTACGGTATGGGCGAAGTCCACAATCAAGTGCTGGCGTATTTCGTCGACTACGGACTGCTCGGCTTGCTGGCCATTCTCGGCGTCTATATCGGCCCTGCCTGTTTCTTCATCCGCGCGGCCAGGCTCAGCCATAGCCCGCGGGCACACCGAGCGGCCCTCATGGGACTGATGACGGCCGTCGCCTTTGCCGTTTTCGGACTGACCGTCGAGACGTTCAACCTGAAGGTGACGGTGGCCTTCTACGCGACGATGCTGTCATTATTTGCGGCATTCGCCAACACCACCGAACCGGCCCCTTCGCGCCAAGGCCAGAACAAAGCATGCTGA
- a CDS encoding MFS transporter — protein sequence MTTYSNTRGGADAATQDAQTAHDGQRAKKGRLATASMVGTTLEWYDFTVYNTLAALVFNHLFFPSVDPLAGTILALSTYAVGYVSRPLGGFVFGNLGDKIGRRAVLVLTLVVMGVTTGLMGLLPTYAAIGIWSPVLLVALRFVQGVALGGEWAGAVLLSVEHGDQRKRGLNASWTQVGPSFGTLLATGLIALITLSISPDDFLSWGWRVPFLLSLVLVAFGLWVRRGVEETPMFEEMAHSDRQAEMPIADVFRSHWRNLLIAGGSRIGSDVLYALMVVFTLTYVTGTLHLSRPLALTAVLVGTACNALTVPLFGALSDRLGRRPVYGFGVLCAVIWAYGFFVLLDTSSPALIVLSVVVGLVIHAIMYGPQAAFVTEQFPTRVRYAGSSLAYTLAGILGGGFAPLIIVSLYKKYGTTVSVSLYVTAALAVTAIALFAARETAHKPLKD from the coding sequence ATGACGACCTATTCCAATACCCGCGGCGGTGCAGACGCCGCCACGCAAGACGCGCAGACCGCGCACGACGGGCAGCGCGCGAAGAAGGGGCGCCTCGCCACCGCCAGCATGGTCGGCACCACGCTCGAGTGGTACGACTTCACCGTCTACAACACGCTCGCCGCCCTGGTGTTCAATCACCTGTTCTTCCCGTCGGTCGATCCGCTGGCCGGCACGATCCTGGCGCTCTCGACCTACGCCGTGGGCTATGTCTCGCGGCCGCTCGGCGGCTTCGTCTTCGGCAACCTCGGCGACAAGATCGGCCGACGCGCCGTGCTGGTGCTCACCCTCGTCGTGATGGGCGTGACCACGGGCCTCATGGGGCTGCTGCCGACCTACGCGGCCATCGGCATCTGGAGCCCGGTGCTGCTCGTGGCGCTGCGCTTCGTACAGGGTGTCGCGCTCGGCGGCGAATGGGCCGGCGCCGTGCTCCTCTCGGTCGAGCATGGGGATCAGCGCAAGCGCGGCCTGAATGCCTCTTGGACGCAGGTCGGCCCGTCGTTCGGGACGCTGCTGGCCACGGGCCTCATCGCACTCATCACGTTGTCGATTTCGCCGGACGATTTCCTCTCGTGGGGGTGGCGCGTGCCGTTCCTGCTGAGCCTGGTGCTCGTGGCTTTCGGTCTGTGGGTGCGGCGCGGCGTCGAAGAAACGCCGATGTTCGAAGAGATGGCGCACTCGGACCGTCAGGCGGAAATGCCGATCGCCGACGTATTCCGCTCGCACTGGCGCAACCTGTTGATCGCCGGCGGTTCGAGAATCGGCTCGGACGTGCTCTACGCGTTGATGGTCGTCTTCACGTTGACCTATGTAACGGGCACGCTGCACCTCTCGCGCCCACTCGCGCTGACCGCCGTGCTCGTGGGCACCGCATGCAACGCGCTGACGGTGCCGCTCTTCGGTGCGCTTTCCGACAGGCTCGGCCGTCGGCCCGTGTACGGCTTTGGCGTGCTGTGCGCGGTGATCTGGGCGTACGGGTTCTTCGTGCTGCTCGATACGTCGAGCCCGGCGCTGATCGTGTTGTCGGTGGTCGTCGGCCTGGTCATCCACGCGATCATGTATGGACCGCAGGCGGCGTTCGTCACCGAGCAGTTCCCCACGCGCGTGCGCTATGCCGGTTCGTCGCTCGCTTACACGCTTGCCGGTATTCTTGGCGGCGGTTTCGCACCGCTCATCATCGTGAGCCTGTACAAGAAGTACGGCACGACAGTCTCCGTGTCGCTGTACGTGACGGCCGCGCTGGCGGTCACGGCGATCGCGCTCTTCGCCGCGCGTGAGACGGCACACAAGCCGCTCAAGGACTGA